One stretch of Pseudomonas azotoformans DNA includes these proteins:
- the ftsB gene encoding cell division protein FtsB has protein sequence MRSPNWLFLVLLLLLAGLQYRLWVGNGSFAQVKDLTQQIADQHAENERLLERNRVLDAEVLELKKGTETVEERARHELGMVKEGETLYQLAQ, from the coding sequence ATGCGCAGTCCCAATTGGTTGTTCCTCGTCTTGCTCTTGTTGCTGGCTGGCCTGCAGTACCGCCTATGGGTGGGTAATGGCAGCTTTGCGCAGGTAAAAGACCTGACCCAGCAAATTGCCGACCAGCACGCCGAAAACGAACGCCTGCTGGAGCGCAACCGCGTCCTCGATGCCGAAGTGCTTGAGCTGAAAAAAGGTACGGAGACCGTTGAAGAGCGGGCTCGTCATGAATTGGGCATGGTCAAGGAGGGTGAAACCCTCTACCAGTTGGCCCAATGA
- a CDS encoding CTP synthase: MTRYIFVTGGVVSSLGKGIASASLAAILEARGLKVTMLKLDPYINVDPGTMSPFQHGEVFVTHDGAETDLDLGHYERFIRTTMTQNNNFTTGRVYEHVLRKERRGDYLGATIQVIPHITDEIKRRIIKGAGDADVAMVEIGGTVGDIESQPFLEAIRQLRFEVGAKRAMLMHLTLVPYIATAGETKTKPTQHSVKELRSIGLQPDVLVCRSDHPIDISSRRKIAQFTNVEERAVIALEDADTIYKIPGILHSQGLDDFVVERFGLQCNGADLSEWEAVVDAKLNPEHEVTIAMVGKYMELLDAYKSLIEAMSHAGISNRTKVNLRYIDSEDIENQGTALLEGVDAILVPGGFGLRGVEGKITAVQYARENKVPYLGICLGMQVAVIEFARNVLGWKDANSTEFDSKSGHPVVGLITEWEDATGAVETRTEASDLGGTMRLGAQDCLLEPGSLVHGCYGKDVIVERHRHRYEVNNNLLPQIKEAGLKISGRSGDGALVEVVEAPDHPWFVACQFHPEFTSTPRDGHPLFSGFVKAALTQHQKKA, from the coding sequence ATGACGCGCTACATATTCGTCACGGGCGGTGTTGTTTCTTCATTGGGGAAAGGCATTGCCTCCGCTTCATTGGCGGCCATCCTGGAGGCGCGGGGACTTAAGGTCACCATGCTCAAGCTGGACCCGTACATCAACGTTGACCCGGGCACCATGAGCCCGTTCCAGCACGGTGAAGTGTTCGTCACCCACGACGGCGCCGAAACCGACCTGGACCTGGGCCACTACGAGCGGTTCATCCGCACGACCATGACCCAGAACAACAACTTCACCACCGGCCGTGTCTACGAGCACGTGCTGCGCAAGGAGCGCCGTGGTGACTACCTGGGTGCAACGATCCAGGTGATCCCGCACATCACCGACGAAATCAAGCGCCGCATCATCAAGGGTGCTGGCGATGCCGACGTGGCGATGGTCGAGATCGGCGGCACCGTCGGTGACATCGAATCCCAACCGTTCCTCGAAGCTATCCGCCAGTTGCGTTTCGAAGTCGGCGCCAAGCGCGCGATGCTGATGCACCTGACCCTGGTGCCGTACATCGCCACCGCCGGCGAGACCAAAACCAAGCCTACCCAGCACTCGGTCAAGGAACTGCGTTCCATCGGCCTGCAGCCGGACGTGCTGGTCTGCCGCTCCGATCACCCGATCGACATTTCCTCGCGCCGCAAGATCGCGCAGTTCACCAACGTTGAAGAACGTGCGGTGATCGCGCTGGAAGACGCCGACACCATCTACAAGATCCCGGGCATCCTGCATTCGCAAGGCCTGGATGACTTTGTGGTCGAGCGCTTCGGCCTGCAATGCAACGGCGCAGACCTGTCCGAGTGGGAAGCCGTGGTTGACGCCAAGCTCAACCCTGAGCACGAAGTCACCATCGCCATGGTCGGCAAGTACATGGAACTGCTGGACGCGTACAAGTCGCTGATCGAAGCGATGAGCCACGCCGGTATCAGCAACCGTACCAAGGTCAACCTGCGCTACATCGACTCCGAAGACATCGAGAACCAGGGCACCGCGCTGCTCGAAGGTGTCGACGCGATCCTCGTGCCGGGCGGTTTCGGCCTGCGTGGCGTGGAAGGCAAGATCACCGCGGTTCAGTACGCTCGTGAAAACAAGGTGCCTTACCTGGGTATCTGCCTGGGCATGCAAGTGGCCGTTATCGAGTTCGCCCGTAACGTGCTGGGCTGGAAAGATGCCAACTCCACCGAGTTCGACAGCAAGAGCGGCCACCCGGTCGTGGGCTTGATCACCGAGTGGGAAGATGCCACCGGTGCCGTCGAGACCCGTACCGAAGCCTCCGACCTGGGCGGCACCATGCGCCTTGGCGCGCAGGACTGCCTGCTGGAACCGGGCTCGCTGGTTCACGGTTGCTACGGCAAGGACGTGATCGTCGAGCGTCACCGTCACCGCTACGAAGTGAACAACAACCTGCTGCCGCAGATCAAAGAGGCCGGCCTGAAAATCTCCGGTCGCTCCGGTGACGGCGCGCTGGTTGAAGTGGTCGAGGCGCCGGATCATCCGTGGTTCGTGGCGTGCCAGTTCCACCCTGAGTTCACCTCGACGCCGCGCGACGGTCACCCGTTGTTCAGCGGTTTCGTCAAGGCAGCCCTGACGCAACACCAGAAGAAGGCGTAA
- the kdsA gene encoding 3-deoxy-8-phosphooctulonate synthase translates to MAQKIIRVGDIEIANDKPMVLFGGMNVLESRDMAMQVCEEYVKVTEKLGIPYVFKASFDKANRSSVTSYRGPGLEEGMRIFQDIKQAFGVPIITDVHEPEQAAVVAEVCDIIQLPAFLSRQTDLVVAMARTGAVINIKKAQFLAPQEMKHILNKCVEAGNDQLILCERGSSFGYNNLVVDMLGFGIMKQFEYPVFFDVTHALQMPGGRADSAGGRRAQVLDLAKAGISQSVAGLFLEAHPDPDNAKCDGPCALRLDKLEPFLAQLKQLDELVKSFPTVETA, encoded by the coding sequence ATGGCCCAGAAGATCATTCGCGTAGGCGACATCGAGATTGCCAACGACAAGCCCATGGTGCTGTTCGGCGGCATGAACGTGCTGGAAAGCCGCGACATGGCGATGCAGGTCTGTGAAGAGTACGTGAAGGTCACCGAGAAACTCGGTATCCCCTACGTGTTCAAGGCCAGCTTCGACAAGGCCAACCGTTCGTCCGTGACCTCCTATCGCGGCCCGGGCCTTGAAGAAGGCATGCGGATCTTCCAGGACATCAAGCAAGCCTTCGGTGTGCCGATCATCACCGACGTCCACGAGCCTGAACAGGCTGCCGTGGTCGCCGAGGTGTGCGACATCATCCAGTTGCCGGCCTTCCTGTCGCGCCAGACCGACCTGGTTGTCGCGATGGCCAGGACCGGCGCTGTGATCAATATCAAGAAAGCCCAGTTCCTCGCGCCCCAGGAGATGAAACACATCCTGAACAAGTGCGTGGAAGCGGGTAACGACCAGTTGATCCTCTGCGAGCGCGGTTCGAGCTTCGGCTACAACAACCTCGTGGTGGACATGCTTGGTTTCGGCATCATGAAACAGTTCGAATACCCGGTGTTCTTCGACGTGACCCACGCGCTGCAAATGCCCGGTGGTCGCGCCGATTCCGCGGGCGGGCGCCGTGCCCAGGTGCTGGACCTGGCCAAGGCAGGCATCAGCCAGTCCGTGGCTGGCCTGTTCCTGGAAGCCCACCCGGACCCGGACAACGCCAAATGCGACGGCCCCTGCGCCCTGCGCCTGGACAAGCTGGAGCCGTTCCTGGCCCAGCTCAAGCAGTTGGACGAACTGGTCAAGAGTTTTCCGACGGTAGAGACCGCGTAA
- the eno gene encoding phosphopyruvate hydratase — protein sequence MAKIVDIKGREVLDSRGNPTVEADVLLDNGIIGSACAPSGASTGSREALELRDGDKSRYLGKGVLKAVANINGPIRDLLLGKDPLDQKALDHAMIKLDGTDNKGSLGANAILAVSLAAAKAAAQDQDLPLYAHIANLNGTPGVYSMPVPMMNIINGGEHADNNVDIQEFMVQPVGAKSFSEGLRMGTEIFHHLKAVLKARGLSTAVGDEGGFAPNLASNEDALKVISEAVANAGYKLGTDVTLALDCAASEFYEDGKYNLSGEGQVFNSEGFAEYLKGLTQRYPIISIEDGLDESDWDGWKILTDKIGEKIQLVGDDLFVTNTKILKEGIDKKIANSILIKFNQIGTLTETLEAIQMAKAAGYTAVISHRSGETEDSTIADLAVGTSAGQIKTGSLCRSDRVSKYNQLLRIEEQLAGKAKYNGRGEFRG from the coding sequence ATGGCAAAAATCGTCGACATCAAAGGTCGTGAAGTTCTCGACTCCCGTGGCAACCCCACCGTCGAAGCCGACGTGCTTCTCGATAACGGCATCATCGGCAGCGCCTGCGCGCCGTCCGGTGCTTCTACCGGTTCGCGCGAAGCGCTGGAACTGCGTGATGGCGACAAGAGCCGTTACCTGGGCAAAGGTGTACTGAAAGCCGTAGCCAACATCAACGGCCCGATCCGTGACCTGTTGCTGGGCAAGGACCCGCTGGACCAGAAAGCCCTGGACCACGCGATGATTAAGCTCGACGGCACCGACAACAAAGGCAGCCTGGGCGCCAACGCCATCCTCGCCGTGTCCCTGGCCGCTGCCAAGGCCGCCGCACAGGACCAGGACCTGCCGCTGTACGCGCACATTGCCAACCTGAACGGCACCCCGGGTGTCTACTCGATGCCGGTGCCGATGATGAACATCATCAACGGTGGCGAGCACGCCGATAACAACGTCGACATCCAGGAATTCATGGTGCAGCCGGTCGGCGCCAAGTCCTTCTCCGAAGGCCTGCGCATGGGCACCGAGATTTTCCATCACCTCAAGGCTGTGCTGAAGGCCCGTGGCCTGAGCACTGCGGTGGGTGACGAAGGTGGTTTTGCACCGAACCTGGCGTCCAACGAAGATGCACTGAAAGTGATCTCCGAAGCCGTGGCCAATGCTGGCTACAAGCTGGGCACCGACGTGACCCTGGCCCTGGACTGCGCGGCCAGCGAGTTCTACGAGGACGGTAAGTACAACCTGTCCGGCGAAGGCCAGGTGTTCAACTCCGAAGGTTTCGCCGAATACCTGAAGGGCCTGACCCAGCGCTACCCGATCATCTCGATCGAAGACGGCCTGGACGAGTCCGACTGGGACGGCTGGAAAATCCTCACCGACAAGATCGGCGAGAAAATCCAACTGGTGGGCGACGACCTGTTCGTGACCAACACCAAGATCCTGAAAGAAGGCATCGATAAAAAGATCGCCAACTCGATCCTGATCAAGTTCAACCAGATCGGCACCCTGACGGAAACTCTTGAAGCCATCCAGATGGCCAAGGCTGCGGGCTACACCGCCGTGATCTCGCACCGTTCCGGTGAAACCGAAGATTCGACCATTGCCGACCTGGCCGTGGGCACCTCGGCTGGCCAGATCAAGACCGGTTCCCTGTGCCGTTCCGACCGTGTTTCCAAGTACAACCAATTGCTGCGTATCGAAGAGCAACTGGCTGGCAAGGCCAAGTACAACGGTCGCGGCGAGTTTCGCGGTTGA
- the tilS gene encoding tRNA lysidine(34) synthetase TilS, producing the protein MKPALPARLLQTLAPWRSAPAWHIAFSGGLDSTVLLHLLANLAQTETLPPLSAVHVHHGLQAAADAWPAHCQSICDSLGVRLRVMRVQVRPGASLERAARDARYQAFTEVAGAGQVVLTGQHRDDQAETLLFRLLRGAGVRGLAAMPVQRRLAGGDLVRPLLNVSRAELEAYAHTHQLQWIEDPSNADSRFSRNYLRHRVLPVLMERWPQAVSSLARTAEHLSEAQGLLDELAQMDLQAADQPSPFPWLPLPSLALAPLRELSDARQRNALRHWLTPLTRLPDSDHWAGWYSLRDAKGDAQPLWRLADGELHRSGERIWWLPIACSEFSDASLSWPDRQNPLELPGNGQLTFTGKVPEGPLEIRYRQGGEIIEVPGRGRRDLKRLLNESGLPGFVRGRLPLLYRGPQLLGAPSLAGLWPAPSDDWQLHWMPQICDQGLS; encoded by the coding sequence ATGAAGCCGGCTCTGCCCGCCAGACTCTTGCAAACCCTGGCCCCCTGGCGCAGCGCCCCGGCCTGGCACATTGCATTCTCCGGTGGCCTTGATTCCACCGTCCTGCTGCACCTCCTGGCCAACCTGGCCCAAACCGAAACCCTGCCCCCCCTCAGCGCTGTGCATGTCCACCATGGCCTGCAAGCTGCCGCCGACGCGTGGCCGGCTCATTGCCAATCGATCTGTGACAGTCTGGGCGTGCGTTTGCGCGTGATGCGTGTGCAGGTGCGACCCGGCGCCAGTCTTGAGCGTGCCGCCCGTGACGCGCGTTACCAGGCTTTTACCGAGGTGGCCGGGGCAGGGCAGGTAGTGCTGACGGGCCAGCATCGCGATGATCAGGCTGAAACCCTGTTGTTTCGACTGCTGCGTGGGGCTGGGGTGCGTGGGCTGGCAGCGATGCCCGTGCAGCGTCGATTGGCAGGTGGCGACTTGGTGCGGCCGCTGTTGAATGTCTCCAGGGCGGAGTTGGAAGCCTACGCCCACACGCATCAGCTCCAATGGATCGAAGACCCTTCCAACGCAGATTCGCGGTTCTCCCGTAATTACCTGCGACACCGCGTGCTTCCTGTACTGATGGAGCGTTGGCCCCAGGCCGTCTCAAGCCTGGCGCGCACCGCCGAACACCTGAGTGAAGCCCAAGGCCTGCTCGATGAGCTGGCGCAGATGGACCTGCAGGCCGCCGACCAACCGTCCCCCTTTCCGTGGCTGCCTCTACCGTCCTTGGCCCTTGCACCGCTGCGCGAGCTTTCCGACGCCCGTCAGCGCAACGCCCTACGTCATTGGCTGACGCCGCTGACGCGACTGCCCGACAGCGATCACTGGGCAGGCTGGTATTCCCTGCGCGATGCCAAGGGTGACGCACAACCTCTATGGCGCCTGGCCGACGGCGAGTTGCACCGTAGCGGCGAACGCATCTGGTGGCTGCCTATCGCATGCTCGGAATTTTCTGACGCATCGCTGAGCTGGCCCGATCGGCAAAACCCACTAGAGTTACCCGGCAATGGCCAGTTGACGTTCACCGGCAAGGTGCCCGAAGGGCCGCTGGAGATTCGTTACCGCCAGGGCGGCGAAATCATCGAAGTACCCGGTCGCGGCCGACGTGATTTGAAGCGCCTGCTTAACGAAAGTGGCCTGCCGGGCTTCGTCCGTGGCAGATTGCCGCTGCTGTATCGAGGCCCGCAGTTGCTGGGTGCGCCCAGCCTTGCAGGACTGTGGCCGGCACCGAGTGATGACTGGCAATTACATTGGATGCCACAGATCTGCGATCAAGGTTTGAGCTGA
- a CDS encoding acetyl-CoA carboxylase carboxyltransferase subunit alpha, which translates to MNPNFLDFEQPIADLQAKIEELRLVGNDNSLNIGDEISRLQDKSKTLTEDIFGKLTSWQIARLARHPRRPYTLDYIQHIFTEFDELHGDRHFSDDAAIVGGIARLDDQPVMVIGHQKGREVREKVRRNFGMPRPEGYRKACRLMEMAERFKMPILTFIDTPGAYPGIDAEERNQSEAIAWNLRVMARLKTPIIATVIGEGGSGGALAIGVCDQLNMLQYSTYAVISPEGCASILWKTAEKAPDAAEAMGITADRLKGLGIVDKVIAEPLGGAHRDPAAAAATIRAELGSQLAMLKKLDNEALLARRYERLMSYGL; encoded by the coding sequence ATGAACCCGAATTTTCTTGATTTCGAACAGCCGATCGCTGACCTGCAAGCCAAGATCGAAGAGCTGCGCCTGGTCGGCAATGACAATTCGCTGAATATCGGCGATGAAATCTCCCGCCTGCAAGACAAGAGCAAAACGCTCACCGAAGACATCTTCGGCAAGCTGACCAGCTGGCAGATCGCGCGCCTGGCTCGCCACCCGCGCCGTCCGTACACCCTGGACTACATTCAGCACATTTTCACCGAGTTCGACGAGCTGCATGGCGACCGCCACTTCTCCGACGACGCCGCCATCGTGGGCGGTATCGCCCGCCTGGACGACCAGCCGGTAATGGTGATCGGTCACCAGAAAGGCCGTGAAGTGCGCGAGAAAGTCCGCCGCAACTTCGGCATGCCACGTCCAGAGGGCTACCGCAAGGCGTGCCGCCTGATGGAAATGGCCGAGCGCTTCAAGATGCCGATCCTGACCTTTATCGACACCCCAGGCGCTTATCCTGGGATCGACGCCGAAGAGCGCAACCAGAGCGAGGCCATCGCCTGGAACTTGCGCGTCATGGCGCGCCTGAAAACCCCGATCATCGCCACCGTGATCGGTGAAGGCGGTTCCGGCGGTGCCCTGGCAATCGGCGTCTGCGACCAGCTGAACATGCTGCAATACTCGACCTATGCGGTGATCTCGCCGGAAGGTTGCGCCTCGATCCTGTGGAAAACCGCCGAAAAGGCACCGGACGCTGCCGAAGCCATGGGCATCACCGCCGATCGCCTCAAAGGCCTGGGGATCGTGGATAAAGTGATCGCCGAGCCATTGGGCGGCGCCCACCGTGACCCGGCTGCCGCTGCGGCGACCATCCGTGCCGAACTGGGCTCGCAACTGGCGATGCTCAAGAAGCTGGATAACGAAGCGCTGCTGGCCCGTCGTTACGAGCGTCTGATGAGCTACGGTCTCTAA